From Nitratidesulfovibrio vulgaris str. Hildenborough, a single genomic window includes:
- a CDS encoding ATP-binding cassette domain-containing protein, giving the protein MKQLTVPLVVAHRLRVTLGGRTALDGVDLVVHEGAHLAVLGPNGAGKSTLLRALRGQMQPDMRHGGRLLWRAVSAPDGGVPVSGQRRHAGQTDQTGKAGHGGAHPTPGLSSQTDAGTSAWADSIHGVSWQDTIPASGHVHGMDDAPLTGRALAALVSAAQQEQHVRRGWNITGEELVLGGLFDTPMPYEEPTPEQHARLAPLMARLDAHDLMHTAVPSLSQGQLRLLLVARALIRAPRLLLLDEVCDGLDAMARARVLYALTQAADMGTTLVVAAHRAVDLPECVVDGIRLHAGRIVARGPATSLLASEETHATPPPGIDAGTPPHPDTDTEECSGQSAETSPRKVGTPDTAHPAPPDRHAGTRPGARQGGGHDDRSDVLPDEEHDGGQDDILVLVSNATVFVERTPVLHNVDWTIRRGEQWLVAGPNGAGKSTLLRLLAGEEFAAAGGDVRLMPRTCGEAARGLMALRRHVSIVSDRLQATYAYDVSVEDCVLSGVEGTIGLYEQPSPEEHDRAMYWMDILGITHLAGRHIRSLSTGQARRVFLARALTGSPVLLLLDEPCSGLDDANRHALLQTLGTLTRHGVHLVLVTHHEADIIPETTHRLQLEAGRVVHAGPWNPLNGGGIAGGERA; this is encoded by the coding sequence ATGAAACAACTGACCGTTCCTCTGGTCGTGGCCCATCGGCTTCGCGTCACTCTCGGTGGACGCACGGCCCTCGATGGCGTCGACCTCGTGGTGCACGAAGGCGCACACCTTGCCGTGCTGGGGCCCAACGGGGCGGGCAAGTCCACGTTGCTACGCGCCCTGCGCGGCCAGATGCAGCCGGACATGCGCCACGGCGGCCGCCTGCTGTGGCGCGCCGTATCCGCCCCTGACGGGGGTGTGCCCGTATCCGGCCAGAGGCGACACGCAGGGCAGACGGACCAGACAGGGAAGGCAGGGCACGGCGGGGCACATCCCACGCCCGGACTCTCGTCGCAGACCGACGCTGGCACGTCCGCCTGGGCGGATTCCATCCATGGCGTGTCGTGGCAGGACACCATCCCCGCCTCCGGTCACGTCCACGGCATGGATGACGCGCCACTCACGGGCCGCGCCCTCGCCGCCCTCGTGTCTGCGGCCCAGCAGGAACAGCATGTCAGGCGAGGGTGGAACATCACAGGCGAAGAACTCGTACTCGGTGGCCTCTTCGACACGCCCATGCCCTACGAGGAACCGACGCCGGAACAACACGCACGTCTCGCGCCCCTCATGGCACGCCTCGACGCCCACGACCTCATGCACACCGCCGTCCCCTCGCTTTCGCAGGGGCAGCTGCGGCTGTTGCTGGTCGCCCGCGCCCTGATACGTGCCCCCCGCCTGCTGCTTCTCGACGAAGTCTGCGACGGGCTGGACGCCATGGCACGTGCACGGGTGCTCTACGCCCTGACGCAGGCCGCGGATATGGGCACGACACTGGTCGTGGCCGCCCACCGTGCCGTCGACCTGCCAGAATGCGTCGTCGACGGCATACGGCTTCACGCCGGACGCATCGTGGCGCGTGGTCCTGCGACGTCGCTGCTTGCATCGGAAGAGACCCACGCAACGCCCCCTCCGGGCATCGACGCTGGAACCCCGCCTCACCCCGACACCGACACCGAAGAATGCTCCGGGCAATCCGCAGAGACATCACCACGTAAGGTCGGCACTCCGGATACGGCACACCCTGCCCCCCCCGACCGTCATGCAGGTACACGGCCCGGTGCGCGGCAAGGCGGCGGGCATGACGACCGGTCAGACGTCCTTCCAGATGAAGAGCACGACGGCGGACAGGACGACATCCTCGTGCTGGTGTCGAACGCCACCGTCTTCGTGGAACGAACCCCCGTGCTGCACAACGTGGACTGGACCATCCGCCGGGGCGAGCAGTGGCTGGTGGCCGGGCCCAACGGGGCGGGCAAGTCGACGCTCCTGCGCCTGCTGGCGGGCGAGGAGTTCGCTGCAGCGGGTGGCGATGTCCGCCTCATGCCCCGGACGTGCGGCGAGGCGGCCCGTGGACTCATGGCCTTGCGCCGTCATGTTTCCATCGTATCCGACAGGTTGCAGGCCACCTACGCCTACGATGTCAGCGTGGAGGATTGTGTCCTCTCAGGTGTCGAAGGCACCATCGGCCTCTACGAACAGCCTTCTCCCGAAGAACACGACAGGGCCATGTACTGGATGGACATCCTCGGCATCACGCATCTGGCTGGCAGACACATCCGCAGCCTTTCGACAGGGCAGGCTCGCCGTGTGTTCCTTGCGCGTGCCCTGACTGGGTCTCCGGTGCTGCTTCTGCTCGATGAACCGTGTTCCGGCCTTGACGACGCAAACCGCCACGCCCTGCTGCAAACCCTTGGCACACTTACCCGCCACGGGGTGCACCTCGTACTGGTAACACATCATGAGGCCGACATCATCCCGGAGACGACACACCGGCTGCAACTCGAAGCGGGGCGCGTCGTGCACGCCGGGCCATGGAACCCGCTCAACGGCGGAGGCATCGCCGGGGGTGAAAGAGCATGA
- a CDS encoding lipoprotein, producing MHTRFLHATICALGLAALLAGCVTGGSGSRAASGDCPGIYTIGDASYDFKLAMGANIIRPGRIPAEEVPAGLPATFLEDDGSYGGAPVYCTAGEARDDIAHLLKAGKLPPDVDWQVYQLEGIWKDDTYPIKKGEYRLLKPARVLDKVEGK from the coding sequence ATGCACACACGTTTCCTGCACGCCACCATATGCGCGCTGGGTCTTGCAGCCCTGCTGGCAGGCTGCGTCACCGGAGGTTCCGGTAGCCGCGCGGCTTCGGGCGACTGTCCCGGCATCTATACCATCGGCGATGCCTCATACGACTTCAAGCTGGCCATGGGCGCCAACATCATCCGTCCGGGCCGCATCCCCGCCGAAGAGGTTCCCGCCGGACTTCCCGCGACCTTCCTCGAAGACGACGGCAGCTACGGTGGTGCGCCTGTCTATTGCACTGCCGGAGAGGCCCGCGACGACATCGCCCACCTTCTGAAGGCGGGCAAACTTCCGCCTGATGTTGACTGGCAGGTCTATCAGCTTGAAGGCATCTGGAAGGACGACACCTATCCCATCAAGAAGGGTGAATACAGACTGCTGAAGCCCGCCCGCGTCCTCGATAAGGTCGAAGGCAAGTAG
- a CDS encoding PaaI family thioesterase: MDDVKTCPAHDERHGTGAATDDTLHAVAPGGTAAGEEEMPVHPDLEAFIESIPWHRHLGLKVLALHPGHARLVIPFQAGFTGNAARGALHGGIIASLADSCGNAALWTHFGPDDRIATINIGVDYFRPAPLADLMAEAEVRLLGNRIGNVHVRLAPLAEPSQTVAEGRTVCYVKRMS, encoded by the coding sequence ATGGACGACGTAAAGACATGCCCTGCACACGATGAACGCCACGGTACCGGTGCCGCCACCGATGACACCCTGCATGCCGTAGCCCCCGGAGGCACGGCGGCTGGCGAAGAAGAGATGCCGGTACACCCCGACCTTGAAGCTTTCATCGAGAGCATTCCGTGGCACCGGCATCTCGGACTGAAAGTACTGGCACTCCACCCCGGTCATGCCCGGCTGGTCATCCCCTTTCAGGCGGGCTTCACCGGCAACGCCGCCCGCGGGGCATTGCATGGCGGCATCATCGCCTCGCTGGCCGACAGTTGCGGCAACGCCGCGCTATGGACCCACTTCGGCCCTGACGACCGCATCGCCACCATCAACATCGGGGTCGACTACTTTCGTCCCGCCCCCCTTGCCGACCTCATGGCCGAGGCCGAAGTGCGGCTGCTTGGCAACCGCATCGGCAATGTGCACGTAAGACTGGCACCGTTGGCCGAGCCCTCACAGACGGTGGCGGAAGGACGCACGGTGTGCTATGTAAAGCGCATGTCGTAG
- the ftsZ gene encoding cell division protein FtsZ encodes MEFMDIDIENSAKIKVIGVGGGGGNAVQNMITSTLKGVTFICANTDVQALGRSSAELKIQLGEKLTKGLGAGANPQIGRDAAVESMNAIKDCIGEADMVFVTAGMGGGTGTGAAPVIAQAAREMGALTVGVVTKPFFFEGRKRLEAAEQGIADFREHVDSLITIPNDRLLSLAPKKATFVEMLKKADEVLYFAVKGISDLIMVPGLINLDFADVKAVMGESGLAMMGAGIARGESRAREAAMKAITSPLLEDVSIDGARGVLMNITCGPDLTIDEVSEAAGIIQEAAHDEARIFFGTVFDESAGDEMRITVIATGIEACGSATVTPNAQNGNIAQFRRPSQQQAAPAAQRPAPQARVESGPVAEFGRQQPQQAPQQPQQAPQQAQQVAPGRGLSNFSDEDRNIPAYLRKQTRNPSGISRSNGGHVPGEDDFIFDEDEFELPTFIRKQAD; translated from the coding sequence ATGGAATTCATGGATATCGACATCGAGAACTCCGCCAAGATCAAGGTCATAGGCGTAGGTGGCGGCGGCGGCAACGCCGTGCAGAACATGATCACCTCCACGCTCAAGGGCGTGACCTTCATCTGCGCGAACACCGACGTGCAGGCCCTTGGCCGTTCTTCGGCGGAACTCAAGATACAGCTTGGCGAAAAACTCACCAAGGGCCTCGGCGCCGGTGCCAATCCGCAAATAGGTCGTGACGCTGCCGTCGAGAGCATGAACGCGATCAAGGATTGCATCGGTGAAGCCGACATGGTGTTCGTCACCGCAGGCATGGGTGGCGGCACCGGTACCGGTGCAGCCCCTGTCATCGCGCAGGCCGCCCGCGAGATGGGCGCGCTCACCGTGGGTGTGGTGACCAAGCCCTTCTTCTTCGAAGGCCGCAAGCGCCTTGAAGCCGCGGAACAGGGCATTGCCGACTTCCGCGAGCATGTGGACAGCCTCATCACCATCCCCAACGACAGGCTGCTTTCGCTGGCCCCCAAGAAGGCCACCTTCGTGGAAATGCTCAAGAAGGCTGACGAAGTGCTCTACTTCGCCGTCAAGGGCATCTCCGACCTCATCATGGTGCCCGGCCTCATCAACCTCGACTTCGCCGACGTGAAGGCCGTCATGGGCGAGTCGGGTCTTGCCATGATGGGCGCAGGCATCGCCCGTGGCGAGTCGCGTGCCCGCGAGGCCGCCATGAAGGCCATCACCAGCCCGCTGCTTGAAGACGTCTCCATCGACGGTGCACGTGGTGTGCTCATGAACATCACCTGCGGTCCCGACCTCACCATCGACGAAGTCAGCGAAGCCGCAGGCATCATTCAGGAAGCCGCACACGATGAGGCGCGCATCTTCTTCGGTACGGTCTTCGACGAGTCGGCTGGCGATGAGATGCGCATCACCGTCATCGCCACCGGCATCGAAGCCTGTGGTTCGGCCACCGTCACACCCAACGCACAGAACGGCAACATCGCCCAGTTCCGTCGTCCTTCGCAGCAGCAGGCGGCACCCGCCGCACAGCGCCCTGCACCGCAGGCCCGTGTCGAGTCCGGCCCCGTAGCCGAATTCGGGCGTCAGCAGCCGCAGCAGGCCCCGCAGCAGCCGCAGCAGGCTCCCCAGCAGGCACAGCAGGTCGCGCCGGGGCGCGGGTTGTCCAACTTCTCTGATGAAGACAGGAACATCCCCGCATACCTGCGCAAACAGACCCGCAATCCTTCCGGCATCAGCCGTTCCAATGGAGGGCACGTGCCGGGGGAGGATGATTTCATTTTCGACGAGGACGAGTTCGAACTGCCCACGTTCATTCGCAAGCAGGCCGACTAG
- a CDS encoding phosphoribosylanthranilate isomerase, with amino-acid sequence MNATRPPSAIHDGETQQTADCATTGVAGRIGAAGLAKVKALTATLEATGATPDATLTNHRHTSDIDDTPHHLMRRGMPFSRCIQIAGVHDADEACLLARCGVHAVGLPLRLPVNAEDIDEAAAARLVAGLPPVITPVAITYMDDADEADAFCTMLGVGHLQLHGAIRVDEMARLRRLRPDLFIIKSLVVREHGGMDNGETLMGDVQAFAPHVDAFITDTFAPETGASGATGKTHDWAVSAALVRLSPRPVILAGGLHPGNVREAVRRVCPAGVDAHTGVEGPDGRKDEGLVRRFVAEALAGFALMATP; translated from the coding sequence ATGAACGCCACGCGACCGCCCTCTGCTATCCATGATGGCGAGACACAGCAGACCGCCGATTGCGCTACGACCGGGGTGGCGGGACGGATAGGGGCGGCTGGACTGGCGAAGGTGAAGGCGTTGACCGCAACGCTTGAAGCTACAGGGGCGACACCCGATGCCACACTCACGAATCATCGCCACACCAGCGACATCGACGACACCCCGCACCACCTGATGCGAAGGGGCATGCCCTTCTCCCGCTGCATCCAGATAGCCGGAGTGCACGACGCGGATGAAGCCTGCCTTCTGGCACGTTGCGGCGTCCATGCCGTGGGGCTGCCCTTGCGACTGCCCGTCAACGCCGAAGACATTGACGAGGCAGCCGCCGCACGGCTAGTGGCAGGGCTTCCCCCCGTCATCACCCCGGTCGCCATCACCTACATGGACGACGCGGACGAAGCCGACGCCTTCTGCACCATGCTGGGCGTAGGTCACCTGCAACTGCACGGGGCCATCCGGGTCGATGAAATGGCGCGGCTACGCAGGCTGCGCCCCGACCTCTTCATCATCAAGAGTCTTGTGGTGCGCGAACACGGCGGGATGGACAACGGCGAGACCCTGATGGGAGATGTTCAGGCGTTCGCCCCCCATGTCGATGCCTTCATCACCGACACCTTCGCCCCGGAGACCGGGGCAAGCGGGGCCACGGGCAAGACGCACGACTGGGCCGTAAGTGCTGCGCTGGTGCGTCTTTCACCACGCCCAGTCATCCTTGCCGGAGGGTTGCACCCCGGCAACGTGCGCGAAGCCGTTCGGCGGGTATGCCCAGCCGGAGTGGACGCGCATACGGGCGTGGAAGGCCCCGACGGGCGCAAGGACGAAGGCCTCGTGAGGCGCTTCGTGGCCGAGGCGCTGGCAGGCTTCGCCCTCATGGCAACTCCCTGA
- a CDS encoding zinc metalloprotease HtpX codes for MTSQIKTAMLLALLSAMIILLGGAMGGKTGIVIAFGLALVMNVGSYWYSDKIVLSMYRAQEVSPADAPMLHAMVDELAAKAGIPKPRVCIIPEEAPNAFATGRDPAHGVVAVTQGIMRILSPEELKGVLAHEIGHIANRDILIQTVASVMASAIVSIANMMQWAAIFGFGRSDDEEGGTNPLVAILLAIVAPIAASLIQFAISRSREYLADDAGAQYAGNPLYLANALQKLDAWSKRIPMQSANMATESMFIVSPLTGGGISSLFSTHPPIEERVSRLQAMAAGRR; via the coding sequence GTGACGAGTCAGATCAAGACCGCCATGCTACTGGCCCTGCTATCCGCCATGATCATCCTCCTCGGAGGGGCCATGGGCGGCAAGACGGGCATAGTCATCGCCTTCGGCCTCGCCCTTGTCATGAACGTGGGCAGCTACTGGTATTCCGACAAGATCGTCCTTTCCATGTACCGTGCGCAAGAGGTGTCGCCCGCAGACGCCCCCATGCTGCACGCCATGGTGGATGAACTGGCGGCCAAGGCGGGCATCCCCAAACCCCGCGTGTGCATCATCCCCGAAGAGGCTCCCAACGCCTTCGCCACCGGGCGCGACCCGGCACACGGCGTCGTAGCCGTCACGCAGGGCATCATGCGCATTCTCTCGCCTGAAGAGCTGAAGGGGGTTCTGGCCCACGAAATAGGCCACATCGCCAACCGCGACATCCTCATCCAGACCGTCGCCAGCGTCATGGCATCCGCCATCGTATCCATCGCCAACATGATGCAGTGGGCAGCCATCTTCGGCTTCGGGCGCTCCGACGACGAAGAGGGCGGCACCAACCCGCTTGTGGCCATCCTGCTTGCCATCGTCGCACCCATCGCGGCGTCGCTCATCCAGTTCGCCATCTCGCGTTCGCGCGAATACCTCGCCGACGACGCAGGCGCGCAGTATGCGGGCAACCCGCTCTATCTCGCCAACGCCCTGCAGAAACTCGACGCATGGAGCAAGCGCATTCCCATGCAGTCCGCCAACATGGCTACCGAGAGCATGTTCATCGTCAGCCCTCTCACCGGGGGCGGAATAAGCTCGCTCTTCAGCACCCACCCGCCCATCGAGGAACGGGTCTCACGGTTGCAGGCCATGGCGGCAGGACGCCGTTAA
- a CDS encoding 4Fe-4S binding protein, giving the protein MFRLLSPSRCRLAIQAGFALFLVWVAVRFHEHVSWVMGQASAYTPKPGAVEGFLPIAAFMSFKRLLVTGEYDPVHPAGLTIFIAIMLMAWLLRKGFCGQLCPVGLASSLLEKAGRRLGIRRQPGPRLARVLTLPKYIVLGGFVWFIGVRMGAGEIEAFMFAPYNFVADTKMLHFFMSPSTTTLVVVALLAAGSLVMPFLWCRMLCPYGALLGLMAKVGPTAVTRDAASCVGCGQCARACPAGLPVNTSTRVNAAECMGCTECVGACPVTGCLNIRTLRWRLPYWAIGAGCLALLVALRLVAGHYGLWDANTPPEMLRRFHMMVFGMGD; this is encoded by the coding sequence ATGTTCCGACTTCTCTCACCGTCACGGTGCCGCCTTGCCATACAGGCGGGTTTCGCTCTCTTCCTTGTCTGGGTCGCCGTCCGCTTTCACGAACATGTGTCGTGGGTCATGGGTCAGGCGTCGGCCTACACGCCCAAACCCGGTGCCGTGGAGGGATTTCTGCCCATCGCGGCCTTCATGTCCTTCAAGCGTCTTCTCGTCACCGGCGAGTACGACCCCGTGCATCCCGCAGGGCTGACCATCTTCATCGCCATCATGCTCATGGCATGGTTGCTGCGCAAAGGCTTCTGCGGCCAACTGTGCCCCGTGGGGCTTGCCTCGTCGCTTCTCGAAAAGGCGGGGCGACGGCTTGGAATACGCCGCCAGCCGGGGCCTCGTCTCGCACGGGTTCTCACCCTGCCCAAGTACATCGTGCTGGGCGGCTTCGTGTGGTTCATCGGAGTGCGCATGGGTGCGGGCGAAATCGAAGCCTTCATGTTCGCCCCGTATAACTTCGTCGCCGATACCAAGATGCTGCACTTCTTCATGTCCCCCTCCACGACGACCCTTGTCGTGGTCGCTCTTCTCGCAGCCGGGTCGCTGGTGATGCCCTTTCTCTGGTGCCGCATGCTCTGCCCCTATGGCGCCCTGCTGGGCCTTATGGCCAAGGTCGGCCCTACCGCAGTCACCCGTGATGCGGCATCGTGCGTCGGGTGCGGCCAATGTGCCCGCGCCTGCCCTGCGGGTCTGCCAGTCAACACCTCGACGCGCGTGAACGCCGCCGAATGCATGGGCTGCACCGAGTGCGTGGGGGCGTGTCCAGTCACGGGATGCCTGAACATCCGCACCCTGCGCTGGCGGCTTCCGTACTGGGCCATCGGAGCGGGCTGTCTCGCCCTGCTGGTGGCGTTGCGCCTTGTGGCCGGGCACTATGGCCTATGGGACGCGAACACCCCGCCGGAGATGCTTCGCCGATTCCACATGATGGTCTTCGGCATGGGCGACTAG
- a CDS encoding DUF4851 domain-containing protein, with protein MFRPLIILGALLLSVAACAPLQRGASGDALVSGAKPPLAITVPAMTPVVSGVATPQLYTELGFKAPRLYYRLYAPAAGASTGQAVTIIGEVPEGWQWSLDLSASLRDVDKGTVQFGGRDFEASTHVVDVTDDAFAAFALKNGTGPKKWLARRFTRLEEFRKVKIVLEYREPLPESFAGGLPTFGGDERLVAFAKRAQSVFDVAFGGAVSDVAAPVVAADVSQRGFTGLAGRMEPDTRYLFTDEK; from the coding sequence ATGTTCCGTCCTCTGATTATTCTCGGTGCGCTGCTGCTGTCGGTGGCGGCATGTGCTCCTTTGCAGCGTGGCGCATCTGGAGACGCCCTCGTTTCAGGCGCGAAGCCCCCGCTTGCCATAACGGTACCTGCCATGACGCCTGTGGTGTCGGGCGTGGCAACCCCCCAACTCTACACTGAACTGGGCTTCAAAGCCCCCCGCCTCTACTACAGGCTTTATGCACCCGCAGCCGGAGCCTCGACAGGACAGGCTGTCACCATCATCGGAGAAGTGCCGGAAGGCTGGCAGTGGAGTCTTGACCTCTCCGCATCACTCCGTGATGTGGACAAGGGGACGGTGCAGTTTGGAGGGCGCGATTTCGAAGCATCCACCCATGTGGTGGATGTGACGGACGATGCCTTTGCAGCGTTTGCGCTCAAGAACGGCACGGGGCCGAAGAAGTGGCTGGCCCGTCGTTTCACACGGCTTGAAGAATTCCGGAAGGTCAAGATCGTGCTTGAATACCGCGAACCGTTGCCGGAGTCGTTTGCAGGGGGCTTGCCCACCTTTGGCGGGGACGAACGACTTGTCGCCTTTGCGAAGCGGGCACAGTCCGTCTTCGATGTCGCTTTCGGGGGGGCGGTGTCCGACGTGGCTGCGCCGGTCGTCGCCGCTGACGTGTCCCAGCGAGGGTTCACGGGACTTGCAGGCCGCATGGAACCCGATACGCGCTATCTCTTCACCGACGAAAAGTAA